The following are encoded in a window of Planctomycetaceae bacterium genomic DNA:
- the glmS gene encoding glutamine--fructose-6-phosphate transaminase (isomerizing) — translation MTVAGFQLMCGIVGYVGFREVADFLLEGLHRLEYRGYDSAGIAVLKDGSIVTRKKAGRVGELGLLVSREPVRGTIGIGHTRWATHGEPTDVNSHPHTGGDGEVAIVHNGVIENYDSLRKQLLALGYVFRSQTDTEVIAHLISHHLAEQVKLGESPDNSITCTRAVEATIERLKGTYGLAAVFRDCPETLIAARCGSPLVIGVGKGEFFLASDASPLVGYTTEVVYLADNEIAVLKPEGMQIDHRDTGNIRPSIQTLDQVTSDIELGDFEHYMLKEIYEQPQTIENAMRGRLDPEAATSVMGGLNLSAKDLRRIDRIVLTACGTSWHAGLVGEYLLEEFARMPTEVEYASELRYRNPPMSDRTLIFAITQSGETADTLAAMRECKRKGHPTLAICNTVGSTIAREADGGIYLHAGPEIGVASTKAFTSQVTVLTLLALHFARMRHMSYPAGNRIIRQLRDMPEVMLRTLQCHSKVKDVAERYYHFNNYLYLGRLYNFPVALEGALKLKEISYIHAEGYPAAEMKHGPIALVDEQTPSVFIVPRGGIYSKVISNMEEIKARRGPVIAIACEGDKDVARVADEVIYVPEVEEYLQPLVCAVPLQLLSYHIALLRGCNVDRPRNLAKSVTVE, via the coding sequence ATGACCGTCGCAGGATTCCAGCTGATGTGTGGAATTGTTGGATACGTTGGATTTCGTGAAGTTGCAGATTTTCTTCTCGAAGGACTGCATCGCCTTGAGTACCGCGGGTATGACAGTGCCGGAATAGCGGTGCTGAAAGATGGCAGCATCGTCACTCGAAAGAAAGCCGGTCGCGTCGGAGAACTGGGCCTGCTTGTCAGTCGGGAACCCGTCAGGGGTACGATTGGGATCGGTCACACTCGATGGGCCACGCATGGGGAACCGACGGATGTAAATTCCCATCCACATACCGGTGGAGACGGTGAAGTCGCCATTGTTCATAACGGTGTCATTGAAAATTATGACTCGCTGCGAAAACAATTGCTGGCTTTAGGGTACGTCTTCAGGTCACAAACAGACACTGAGGTCATTGCTCACCTCATTTCGCACCACCTGGCAGAACAGGTAAAGCTTGGCGAATCACCTGACAACAGCATTACCTGCACCAGGGCCGTTGAAGCGACGATCGAACGACTCAAGGGAACCTATGGCCTGGCTGCCGTCTTTCGGGACTGCCCCGAAACACTGATTGCGGCTCGGTGTGGAAGTCCGCTGGTCATTGGTGTCGGAAAAGGAGAATTCTTTCTCGCCAGTGACGCCAGCCCGCTCGTTGGTTACACCACGGAAGTCGTCTACCTGGCGGATAACGAGATTGCCGTTCTGAAGCCGGAAGGGATGCAGATTGACCATCGCGACACTGGCAACATCCGTCCATCAATCCAGACGCTGGATCAGGTAACCTCTGATATTGAGCTGGGTGACTTTGAACATTACATGCTGAAAGAGATCTACGAACAACCCCAGACCATTGAAAACGCCATGCGTGGTCGGCTCGATCCTGAAGCCGCAACCTCTGTGATGGGGGGCCTGAACCTTTCCGCAAAGGACCTGCGGCGAATCGATCGAATTGTTCTGACCGCCTGTGGAACAAGTTGGCATGCCGGGTTGGTGGGTGAGTACCTGCTGGAAGAATTTGCACGAATGCCCACCGAGGTCGAATATGCGAGCGAACTTCGATATCGCAATCCACCAATGTCAGACAGGACGCTGATCTTTGCGATTACACAAAGCGGCGAGACTGCGGATACACTGGCAGCAATGCGTGAATGCAAACGCAAAGGGCACCCGACTCTTGCCATCTGCAATACAGTTGGATCAACAATCGCTCGCGAAGCAGATGGTGGAATTTACCTGCATGCAGGCCCTGAAATTGGCGTTGCATCGACGAAGGCCTTTACGTCACAGGTCACAGTGCTCACCCTGCTGGCGCTGCATTTTGCAAGAATGCGACACATGTCGTACCCCGCGGGCAACAGAATTATTCGTCAACTTCGGGACATGCCTGAAGTGATGCTCCGGACGCTACAGTGCCACTCCAAAGTCAAGGATGTGGCCGAGCGGTACTACCATTTCAACAACTACCTGTATCTGGGACGGTTGTACAATTTTCCGGTTGCCCTGGAAGGCGCTCTGAAGTTGAAGGAGATCAGCTACATCCACGCAGAAGGCTATCCGGCCGCCGAGATGAAGCATGGGCCGATCGCATTAGTTGACGAACAAACCCCCAGCGTGTTCATTGTGCCTCGTGGTGGCATCTACTCCAAGGTCATCAGCAACATGGAAGAGATCAAGGCTCGGCGCGGACCAGTCATTGCAATTGCCTGCGAGGGGGATAAGGACGTTGCCAGAGTTGCTGACGAAGTCATCTACGTTCCGGAGGTTGAAGAATACCTGCAACCACTGGTCTGTGCAGTCCCTTTGCAGTTGCTCAGTTATCACATCGCTTTGCTTCGAGGCTGCAATGTCGACCGCCCCCGCAACCTCGCAAAAAGTGTTACGGTGGAATAA
- a CDS encoding PilZ domain-containing protein gives MNIPGQLASSRRSAFRVKLEEGFPLLCQIRTETVSFGVRVLNISHTGILTVPPQGVPRFLPGITVGVSIQLLTPHENFQACCRGEIVHAGEGKLGIHFSDPFNSSRRNPPKDYLALFAAIQQEQLRRKTL, from the coding sequence ATGAACATACCTGGTCAACTCGCTTCAAGCCGCCGGTCGGCGTTCCGTGTGAAGCTGGAGGAAGGATTTCCGCTTCTCTGTCAGATACGCACGGAGACTGTGAGCTTTGGGGTTCGCGTACTGAATATCAGCCATACAGGAATTCTGACAGTCCCGCCACAGGGCGTGCCTCGATTCCTGCCTGGTATAACCGTTGGCGTGTCGATTCAATTACTCACGCCACATGAAAATTTTCAGGCGTGCTGCCGCGGAGAAATTGTGCACGCCGGAGAGGGAAAGCTGGGAATCCACTTTTCTGATCCATTCAATTCCAGCCGCAGGAACCCACCGAAGGACTATCTGGCGTTGTTCGCCGCAATCCAGCAGGAACAACTCCGTAGAAAAACCTTGTAG